The DNA segment GTtcatcttcaagaccttgcgagtgtgttcttgggaagcAGATTCCTTACCAGgagtctatcatgtggtatcagagcaaccgCTCTGCAATCAGGTACCATGGTGAcgtcggaagaagaagagtcatctACATCTAGCTTGGAAAAGAAGATCCTTAAATCCGTCACAGCAGCTATGGCGACCATGCTTGATGCAAGACTTGGTGCTCTACACTTGAATCAAACCAACCCGGAAGCAAATTAGCATCAACGGCAGAACCAGGAAGAACCAAGACAAGATGATGAGACCAGGCAGTACTACAGTCACGGTTCTTCACACAGTGGTCAGCGAAGGTGTCGACGTGACCGTCCAGTCCCAAGAGATCCGTTGGGAGGCCTAAAGTTCAAGATTCCTGCCTTTCATGGAACCAGTAATTCGGATACCTAGTTGGAGTGGGAGCAGAAAATTGAGTTAGTCTTTATATGTCAAGAGGTCACCGAGGTCAACAAGGTTAAAGTTGCTGCTACCGAATTATATGTATATGCTTTAAGTTGGTGGGATCAGCTTGTTACCAGCCGCAGACGTACCGGAGATGTACTGATCGAAACATGGAACCAGCTGAAAGCCGTCATGCGTAGGAGGTTTGTGCCGAGTTACTATCACCGTGATCTTCATCAGCGACTAAGGAATTTGGTTCAAGGAAGCAAGTCTGTCAAAGAGTACTTCAAGGAGATGGAAACCCTAATGCTAAGAGCCGATATTCATGAGGATGGAGAAGCTATGATGTCACGATTCATGGGAGGTCTTAACCGTGAAATCCAAGACCGTCTAGAAACTCAGCATTATGTGGAGATCGAGGAGATGCTTCACAAGGCAGTCATGTTCGAACagcaaatcaaaagaaagaactCTCGATCCAGCTACAGCACCGTTAAGACCAGCTACAACTAAGGAAAGTCAAGTTACCAAAAGGAGGACAAGCCCGGCTACCAGAAGGACTACAAGCCATTCGTCAAGCCAAAGCCATTTGAGTCAGACCCAAAAGGTAAGGGTAAGGAGGTGATCACGAGGACAAGGGATATTCGTTGCTTTAAGTGTCAAGGACTTGGGCATTACGCAAACGAATGTGTCAACAAAAGGATCATGGTTCTTAAAGATAATGGCGAGGTTGAATCTGCTGATGAACGTTCGGAAAACGATTCATTAGACGAGGGTTTGGAAGCCCCACCTAAAGGAGAGTTGCTTGTTGCTAGGAGATCTTTGAGTGTTCTAACTAAGTCTGAGGAGCAAGCGCAAAGGAAAAACTTGTTCCACACGCGATGTATTGTCAAAGATAAGGTATGTAGTTTAGAAGTGCTAATGTTGCAAGCAGGACTATGGTTGAGAAGCTTGGTCTAGAAGTGCTTAAGCATCCAAAACCGTATGAACTACAATGGCTCAATGAGAAAGGAGAGATGTCTGTCAAGGAACAAGTCAAGGTGCCGCTTTCAATTGGTAAGTATCAGGACGAGATCATGTGTGACATATTACCGATGGATGCTAGCCACATTCTTCTTGGACGTTCATGGAAATCAGACCGACAAGTTCATCACGATGGCTTCACCAATCGACAAATCTTCAAACACAATGGCCGGAAGACGACTCTCATTCCAATGACGCCGCATGAGTTCTATCTAGATCAGCTAAGCATGAAACAGCGAACCGCCAAACAAACTGAACCGATTGATACAAAGGGTAAGAGCAAGGTAAGTCACAATAGTTTACTATTTGTTTACAAAGAAACTCTAGCTTGTTCTAATAACCCCGAACCGGTGCTACTGAGTAAAGTTGAGTTGGTTTTGCAAGAGTATAAGGATGTGTTTCCGGAGGACAATCCCATTGGTTTACCGCCTATCCGAGGGATCGAGCATCAAATCGATTTTGTGCCGGGAGCCGCCTTACCAAACCGACCAGCTTATCGCACCAACCCAACCGAAACCAAAGAGCTTGAAAAACAAGTGAACGAGCTGATGGACAAAGGACATATTCGAGAAAGCATGAGTCCATGTGTCGTTCTAGTGTTGCTAGTACCTAAGAAAGATGGGAGTTGGTGAATGTGCGTGGACTGTCGAGCCATCAACAACATAACGGCGATGAGTGGAAAACagcttttaaaaccaaacaagggTTATTCGAATGATGGAATCAAGGTTGATGAGGAAAAAGTCAAGGCAATCAAAGATTGGCCAAGTCCTACAAATGTGAGCGAGGTGAGGAGCTTTCACGGCTTAGCAGGATTCTACCGACGGTTTGTCAAGGAATTCAGCACTATTGCCGCCCCGCTTACGGAAGTGATTAAAAAGGATGTTGGATTCAAATGGGAAGCTGCACAAAAAAATGCCTTCCAGGccttgaaagagaagcttactAATTCCCTTGTTTTAAttcttccaaattttatgaaaacctTTGAGATTGAGTGTGATGCCTCTGGCATAGGTATTggagctgttttgatgcaggatcatAAGCCTATAGCATTTCTTCAGTGAGAAACTTGGAGGAGCTACACTCAGTTATCCTACCTACGAGAAAGAGCTTTACGCTTTGGTCCAAGCACTACAAACGTGGCAGAACTATCTATGGCCAAAGGAGTTCGTCATTCATACTGACCACAAGTCTCTTAAGCATTTAAAGGGTCAACAAAAGCTCAACAAACGCCATGCGCGGTGGGTCGAATTCATAGAAACTTTTCCATATGTGATCAAGTACAAAAAAGGTAAAGATAATGTTGTAGCCGACGCATTATCTCGCAGGTATGTTTTGCTTACTTCTTTGGATGCAAGATTTCTAGGTTTTGAGCAGATAAAAGACTTGTATGCTGATGATTctaattttagcaaaatatttcaatcttgTGAGAAGTTTGCCTTTGGGAAATATTATCGCCATGAGGGTTATTTGTTCTTTGAGATTAGACTTTGTGTGCCTCACTCTTCTTTGAGAGAATTGTTTCTAAGGGAAGCACATGGAGGTGGTTTAATGGGTCACTTTGGAGTTGCTAAGACCTATAAGGTGATGCAAGAACACTTCCACTGGCCACATATGAAAAGAGATGTTGAACGGCTATGTGAACGGTGCGCGACTTGTAAACAAGCTAAGGCTAAGGTTCAATCCCACGGTTTGTATACCCCTTTACCTATTCCTTTGCATCCTTGGACTGATatatctatggattttgtggttggattgtCTAGGACTAGGGCTGGTAAGgattctatttttgtggtggttGATCGCTTTTCTAAAATGGCACATTTCATTCCATGTCATAAAACTGATGATGCATCTCATGTTGCTAGCTTGTTCTTTAGGGAAGTTGTTCGTTTGCATAGCATTCCTAAGACCATTGTTTCTGATCGTGATACTAAGTTCCttagttatttttggaaaactttgtggTCTAAGTTAGGAACTAGGTTGCTTTTCTCTACtacatgtcatccgcaaactgATGGGCAAACTGAAGTTGTGAATCGAACTTTGTCTACTTTGTTGCGTGTGCTCATTAAAAAGAACCTTAAGACTTGGGAAGATTGCTTGCCGCATGTATAATTTGCTTATAATCATTCTATGCATTCTGCGACTAAGTTTTCTccatttgaaattgtttatgggttCAACCCCACTTCTCCTTTCGATCTAATGCCTTTACCTTTGAGTGTGAGATCAAGTCTTGATGGCAAGAAAAAGGCCGATTTAGTCAAACAGGTTCACAAAAAGACTAAGGAGAATCTGGAGGCCCGGACGAAGCTGTATGAGAAGTATGCGAACAAAGGGCGTAGAGAAGTCATCTTCAATGAGGGTGATCAAGTGTGGGTTCATCTTAGGAAGGAACGTTTCCCGGAGGAGCGAGCATCTAAACTAATGCCAAGGATTGATGGACCATTCACAGTGCTCAAACgaatcaacaacaatgcctaccaactcgacctccaaggtaagtacaaagttagtggcagtttcaatgtttctgaTCTTCCTCCTTATTGTGCAgataattcggatttgaggtcaaatccttttcaagtgggagatgatgatgagacCATGGATAGCTCAACCGAACCACACAAActtgaggagcagcttgaaccaaaggaagcaccggaggagcagcttgaaccagaggaagcaccagaggagcagcttgtaccagtGGAAGCAGCGGAGGAAGCATTGATCGTCCTGGCGGGTCCTctaacaaggtcacggtccaagaggttcaaccaagacATCAATGGATTACTTATGGAGCTGGAAaagaagctagaagacgtgGCTCAAACCACTTTCACAATgatcacagctcaaggtgctcggtaaagggtaaaaTGTTGCTTTGgcgctctttttcccttggtcaagttttgtcccattgggttttcttgacaaggtttttaatgaggcctaagtaacattttcaagccTCCTTTGCCAGCCCAAGTCGTGGTCCAAGGTTCATTACAAaggccttggcccattttctatctctttttcATTCAAAAACAATGCATTTAATGTTTTGTCATTTCCTAGACATCTTGCATGAACTTGACCTTGTTAAAGCTCTTGCAAGTCTGTCTAGGGTTTTATTTCTCTTCTCCCCTTCGTCCCCCCTTCTCCTATAAAAAGACAatgtatctcttctttgtttttcatcaaacattttaatcaaaaatctctttctacttgtttgatctgagaagtgtgtagtatcttctcaacttgttttcttcttagtgtgtcatatctaagttgaactcgagcctgaagtctaagagatttccatctctcttagaagttCATTTCAATTCCCTTTTTATCTGCTGCATCATTTTCACCCTTTCATCTTCATCGATCCACTGCAAATCAACCCccttcaccttcttcgtcgATCTTGTCTTTGCATCTTTGACCCATTGATCATCATCTTTCTGACCGTtcatcttcaagaccttgcgagtgtgttcttgggaagcAGATTCCTTACCAGGAGTCTATCACGTTTTGTTGTTCTAAACACTTGAGAAGAAGAGTTTTCTCTTTGAAAAGTTCTTGTGAGCGTTCGTGATGAGTTCTAAGCCGTTTTTGGGTATATGTTTTTCGAGTGAATATCTGTGGATAAGGACGTGGTGGGGAGCTTTCTGTGGTGTGATTCTTGTCGTTTtcgttcagaatcttcttgtttATGAGGTGATTAAAAGATCAAGACTTATTTGTGTGATTTATTGCTTGTGTGCTTGTTTGTGAGTGATtgtggtggtggttgtggcATGTTGAGGGCAGTTTTGCGCATCACGGACGTTGTGGCGATGGTTGGAGCCAAGAGAAGTCGAGAGAGATTATTGTCGGTGATATTTCGCGcgtctgcatcgatcgatgtgaTACACCCTAGTTTCAGGGACTTTcgaaaaggtttaaaagaattgatttgaccatctatgtcaccaaagtgcacttatcttttcggtcaagggtcctgagagaactccacagtaaAGCGTGCTTGAGTTGGAGAAGTCTTAGGATGTGTGACCTTTcgagaagtgattgtcggagCTGTGCAAGTGAGGTTAAAACACAGGTGGTGATTTGTAAagacggtaaacaagtctttaaagcctctcggacgtagcaaactggccgtcagatatggatgggctcacaggcctagtgagagaatatgaggcccattaaggaaaatGGACCCATGAACTGGGATTGGatatggggcccactaagaacTGGCGGTCGTGGCGTTACACGATGCAACAAGGGTTTTGGTGGAGACACgaggaagcatcgatcgatgcaaggagtgcgtcgatcgacgcaaggGTTCAGCCTCGACCATGACGATGAGGGGTTTCAGTCGACACATATGTTCAGAGTAGTCTGGTTTGCTTGCTTTTTGTgaaatgtttgtgtttgtcttttcgctTATGTGTATACTCcggtagatgggaggatcgcatCATTGAATATTTCTGGTAACTCATGCGTCCCATTCTTTTTGTGGTGCACATAAAGCAAAAGTGTAACTGTAAAACTAAGGCGATAaaaaggaggatgttctagttgTTCGTTTGATTgatgtctggcttctgttaggttgctagagtcgGGTCATTAAGAATGTTGTTAGGATGCTGGTTTAATGCTTCATGACATTGTTGGATGATTTATTTATCGGCTTATGTTAGATTGAATAATAGTTAATTATCTATTAGATTTTTTGTTGGAtaattgctggtttaatgttgcTGTTATTTCTGTTGTTTGTATTGACTGTTGCTAGGGTGTTTGTGAGTAtcactagttaattattatattaaaataaagaaaaaggtcTGGTCATTAAGTTTTAAGAGGTAGAATTTATTATTtggagtttaggatttagaatttagtcatttgtatatagaaaaaaaatatttttgaaaatgaacatagaaaaagatttattttcaaaaatgccctttttttttaacaaagctttAACTACATGGCTGGCTTTTAAAGTTGCTAGAaataactttacatatatatacattttcaagCTCTTagacaaaatattataatttcaagttacaatttctttttggtttcttgacttcatatatattataatttttcattctaTGTTAAAGTTATAGTTTAAGTACCCTATAAGCAAGATCATCTAAACATTTACTACTAATGAATCATCAAACTTAATGAGTTTCAAAGAGATGCACAATCTCGATGGATATGATGTTAGtgtagaagagacaagagacacacaagttttaacgaggttcagcaaataCTTTGTTGCAAATACTTCTTGAGCACATTACAGTTAAGGTTGTTTCGGTGAAACAATCACTTTATTCCACTAAATCCTCAAAAGAGGGAAGTGCACACTAGCTACTTAAAACTCAAATAGTACatgaaaagtaaataaatatataggtTCAATGAGTTTCCAAAGAGATGCACAATTTCGATAGATATGATTCAACATTGAAGACGAGCTTCGATAAATCTCTAATCAACTAGTGGTGAAAGACAGTTTGCAGAGTTAACAAAGAAGTTTTGATAAGTTGCTccaaggaggaggatgaagGTGAATACAGTTTCCAATTGCAGGAAAGGGTTTGCGATTCTCCAAAGATAATCACGTGAGTTTCGTTTTGGATTATTTCGTTAGATGGATCTCTAATGGAAACGTACATCAATGGTATGAGGTAAGCCCGTCGGTGTTTTGTAATGCATTTTTTCTTAGAaatcaaaccattttttttatttgggtttacagtgattatataaaagagcaagcatttttttattttatttttagttacagAAAACAACATACAAGCAGACAGACaagtttcattttattttatcatacaATAACATAAAGCAAACATGTTTTATTCTTCACtcgtcttttatttatttactaggTAATTAGTCCACGCAATGCGTGGTTGTATGcataatagttttgattatatttcttaaattttcttaaactaaaatattattttactaatgTATAATCTCAAAAAGTTTATACTAATGtatgaatctcaaaaaaatttatagcaat comes from the Camelina sativa cultivar DH55 unplaced genomic scaffold, Cs unpScaffold00551, whole genome shotgun sequence genome and includes:
- the LOC104773480 gene encoding uncharacterized protein LOC104773480, whose protein sequence is MVLKDNGEVESADERSENDSLDEGLEAPPKGELLVARRSLSVLTKSEEQAQRKNLTMVEKLGLEVLKHPKPYELQWLNEKGEMSVKEQVKVPLSIGKYQDEIMCDILPMDASHILLGRSWKSDRQVHHDGFTNRQIFKHNGRKTTLIPMTPHEFYLDQLSMKQRTAKQTEPIDTKGKSKVSHNSLLFVYKETLACSNNPEPVLLSKVELVLQEYKDVFPEDNPIGLPPIRGIEHQIDFVPGAALPNRPAYRTNPTETKELEKQVNELMDKGHIRESMSPCVVLVLLVPKKDGSW